DNA sequence from the Chlorocebus sabaeus isolate Y175 chromosome 25, mChlSab1.0.hap1, whole genome shotgun sequence genome:
gagacataATGCTTAACCATATCAGATtcaaagaaaacctaaaaaattttaaaagagttgTACTGACAAAAGCATCACCTGCTAGAACTAAAAGAGGAGACTTTACAAAATGTAAAGAAGCCTCAGGACCATCAAAAGTTTTCATGGTCAGGAAGCTGGCAGAGAAAGCTACTAAGTTGCAAACATGGATCATTCcttgaggaaaaacaaaaacaaaaacaaaatacagatatCTCAGAGTGCAGAGCCAAGAATTGTGGAAAACACAGAACTAGGTAACCACTCCCAGAAAGCAGAATTAAACCCAAATTATACTCAGTGTCTCCAGAAAAGAGATTCCTGACAATATGTCCCAGGCTAGATTTCAGGATGCTTCCCAtttgcttcctgttcctctttttctttttgtttttgctattttatttttccagactgGATCTtagtctgttgctcaggctggagtgcagtggtgcaatcacagctcactgcaactttaaattatgggctcaagcaatactcttgcttcagcctcttgaatatctaggactacatgtgtgtgccactatgcctggatagttttattattttaaaaactttctgtagagatgagctctcactatgttgcccaggcaaacttatggcctcaagtaattcttccgcctcagcctcccaaagtgcaagtaatacaagtgtgagccaccatgcccaaccaccttttcttttaaaaagggagTGTCTCCTGAAGCTATCCTATTCCCCTCACCACTGTGTATTGAAGTGTGGTGAGGACAggtaaattttcattttagttcaCAAGTTTTTAGACTAAGAGGAGTCATGTCGGAAGTTCAAAACCTGAGGTGCCTCATTCCCATCTGGACTTGATTAGATGATGAAATCTTGGACTCCACATCTGAAACCAGAATGGGATGGATGAGGCTTTTTGGGGAGGTGGTGAATACATTTTTGTACCTGTAAAGGATGTAATTATTGTAACAAGGCAGCCGACTGTGGTAAATTATTTACAAAGATCACAACAATCCCTCTCATTCCTATATGAATGTGACTTTCCTACCCCTCCCATCAAGTTATCAAGACTGTTTGTTCACCACTTGAATCTTAGCCAGTCTCGTGACTTGCTTTCATCAGCGGACTGCAGAAAGTAATGTGATATGACTTCAAGAAGCCCTGCACCTTCTACTGCTGCCATCTTGGAACCCTGGGACCTCCATGAACAGAAGCCTGAGCAAGCTCCTGAGACTGAGAgactaaatggaaaaaaaaaggtcTAGGTGAAAGGCATCACCAACTGCCAGAATGTGAATGAGGCTGTCTTGGATCATCCAGCCCTAGGAAAGTCACCTGCCTACTGCAATCACATGAGTGATCCCCAGCAAGATCAGCAGAATTTTCCAGCTGAACCTAGACCAAATTGCTGACCCATAGAACTCTGAGCAAATAAAAGTGGTTATTGTTTCAAGACACTAAGTTATGcagtggtttgttatgcagccataaacaacATATATATGTGCCTAGAATGGCAGAGTTAGTTTCCCTTCTCTACTAGCATGTTGCACCAGCAATAGGAAAAGGACAGGTTGGGGTCATTTTCCTCAAATGGAGATTATCATAGCACAGGCAAAGGCTTCAGGAACTCATTTCTCAGCCCATGCAGTAGGATATGATTTCAGGATGTCCTCAAGTCCTCTCCAGGTACACCACCATTCCCCAGTTCTCTCACCTGCTCTCTGATGCTTGGCATTTCTTTAGTTGGGGGCTAAGAGTTATACTacacaaattaaaatacattactttaaaatattccattgtattaaaATGCAAACATTCTTGAGAAGTAATCTACTAACTTAAAATTTTCCCAAGATTCAAGTAACTGTCTTCAGATCTTCTCCAAAGAGCGTATTTTGAAAGAAAGAGCACTGGTCCCTTGAAAGAGGGCTTAGGCTAAGAGAAGCCATTGTTTGCCTAGACTTTTGTTAAGAATACAGACCTGTCTTGTGCCATGGGAGACTAGTAGGACCACAGGAGACCTTGCCCTCTTTGTTTCGTATCTTCTGAAGTGATCAGACAGAAACACGGAGAGGAATATAGCAATAACACACCTGCTTCTATCTGCAGGGCTTTCCAGGGTCTCTGTCAGAGCTGGGTATGTCTCGCCCCATCTTATGGCTACTGGGCATCTCATCTCTCATCCTGGTGAAAGACTTGTCACCACCATAGTGTGCGGTGTAGTTGATCACTAGTTCTAGGGTCCTCCCTCTCTTCCACCAACAGCATAGTGGTAGGGGAGGAAAAGCTCAGACTAGAAAGTTCAAGATGCTTCTGGCTCTGACACTGGAGTCAAGCCTACTGGTAATTTCTGAGGGAAATGTACATGAGGTGAATGAACCACAGTATGGGAAATGATCCAACATGCTTCAGAGCTAAGCGACTGTAATCATAATTCTACCAGACTGTACTTCCATATTTAGGGCTACTGATTTTCAAGTTTGTGTCTGAACTGCCTGGTTTTTTGCTTGGTTACAGATATGAAATAGTTAATTCTACAGTTTTAAATTTAGTGAAAGCTCTGGCATAAATACACAGCTTCAGAATGCTGGATACAACTAATGGCCACATGTACTATACACATGGTAATATTACCCAACAACTGAAATAATGGCTCATGAAATGACTCTTCTAACTCCAATTATTCATTTCCTTCTCATTCTCCCTCTAACAGCAGTGACACTAGACATTACAGGTTTACTTCACTCCTCATCTGAACCTTTGGCCTAGTGACTTATCCCTTGAGGCATGCTATAATCACTAAGAAATGTTATCCCTGTCACTTCTTATTGCTTAATTATGGTTCTATTTTAGGCTCCTGGAATCATTTGGCTTGGAAAGACCTCCCTTATGTGTGATCTTTGAACAAGCCTCCATGTTGAGTTATCCTTGAGCTCACATTGTCTGTTCCATTTACATCTTGTTCTGACTCAGGCAATACTTAACTGCCCCTTGGTTCACACCACCTTGAGTAATTGTAATGAGCTCTAACATTTAAGCTATTTTTCATCTAAAGAGATACCATCAACCCTCAGTCAGAAAGGTCTGttcttaaagtagtttttcccaatGCCTGATGGAGTTTTGCACTGATGAATTCCAATGGGTCCCCTATTTTAAATCAGTGACAGGGAAAAAGCTTCCCTCTTTCCGATTCACTCTTGTCCTGGGGACTGtgctttaaaaactcaaaatctgcacatattgtcttttttttttccttttctttttttgacatggtctcactgtgttgcccaggctggagtgcagcggcatgattttggctcactgcaacctctgcctcccaggctcaattgatcctcccaccccagcctcccaagtagctgggaacacaagTGCATACCATCATatttggctaagtttttgtatttttggtagagctggggttttgccacattgtccaggctggtcttgaattcctgagctcaagtcatttgcccacttcggcctcccaaagtgcttggttGTATATGTGTTGCTTTGTAGTACTAAAGGCGAACTGAAAGATATGGCAGGTCCTAGGCACATGCATAGACTGCAAAACTGGATAGAATAAAGTTAAGAGTGTTCTACAAATTTGGGACTTCTGGAGGATACATCCATGTTCAGTGTTCCAATCacttattttgctttccattaaGACATTGTTTCATATCAGCCTGTTTTATGAATGTGAATCCTATTACTTCAATTAGAGTATAAGCTTCTCAAGAACAAAAGGCAGAGATCATATGCCTCTTACATAGCTCTGTCCCTATAGATAGCTCTACTCAGTTGTTTGATCAATtgcataaataaatgatattgtATTTTCAAGACAGCTGTTTGGGATTAGGAGCTTGCAAAAATAGCCTGACATTAAGATAAAGCCAGATTGGAGAACAGTGTCCTGCTTCATCCCGCCAGAGAATAGTTCAGATCAGGCCTAGGATAGATCTATGTTGAGAAAGGGTATAATTACCCTGATCCAGAGTGGCCCCAGGTCTTGCCTGGCAGACTGAGTTACATCTATCAGGGCCTTTTAAAAGGCTTACTTGGCTccttagaaatataaataaactcaaaacATCATTTATAAAGGTCACTGGGAATGGCCGGGGTCAGAATAACTTGAGTCCATTTTGTGCCAATGCCACGAAGAGGAAGTTGCTGAATACTTAAGATAAGTTCCTTGAGAGTACTATGTTGCTAAATGCAAACCCAGAATGAAAAGCTTATAGCTGAATTTTTACTCTGTAATTCAAATGCCAATCCAGCAATGAAATACGCTGTAGGAATTCCAGTAAGAGATTATCATGACTTGGAAACCAGCTGTCCTCAGTGAATACAAAGATTTACCACCTGCAAGTGCTGTAATTTAGCAGAACTATGCAGAGGTGAAAAACTCAAGTTTTTATTTAAGTGCAATGAAGACTGTGCTTTAACAAATTTTGCTTCTCTGAAACCCCCCCAAAATGGCCCTaaagaaaggaatagaaaatcaaagtATAAAAACCCTTCAATTCAGGAATTTAAGTTTACCCAAGTAAATGTATACTTTAAGTGAGAATTACTACAATTTGGTAAAGATTATCTTTTAAATAGAACAAGTGAGATAACACAAAGTAGGTGGTCCCTAGATTACTTTTCACATCATTAAGAATCCACACCTTAGCTCTAAGAATTTGAGAAGTGGAAGCAAGGAGAGAAGTTTAACCCCAGGAGGGACAGCTCTATAAAGTAGTGCAATAAACTCATGGCAGTAATTTTGAACCAGTAATTTCCTTCACAGAAATTAACAATTATTGTGTATTTGTGAATTTATATATCAAACCCTTTCAAACGTACTGTATTTTAAACATGTCTATGTCAGGGTGATCCCAGAAAAGCCAGTGCATATGGTCTTCATACCAATGAACCCTCACTTCTCATTCATTTGCTCTTGTTCCTCCCACAGATGGGATACAGCTGCCTTTGTATAAAACTGATGCAATATGATTTTGTCACTTATATCATCACCTGAGCACTCTCATACCACCCTAGGAAAGCCAAGCAagataacatttttcaaaataatgggTTCAGTCGACCTTTTATAGCCACATTTGAaagcacttctctctctctcacacacacacacacacacgcgcacacacacactcctcctcAACAGGTTATAAACCAAAATTTGCAAGTGGAAGGATGCAGTGCAGTGAACTTCACAGCCTGAAATATGTAAGTGACACATCTGGAATACGGAACAGCAACTTTACTAGCACTTTAAATTTCAAATGAGCCAGCTGGCCAATAAGCTGCTACTGAAATCTTGGGCTCTCAAATTTCtcactataaaataaaatgaggctgggagcaggggctcacgcctgtaatcccagcactttgggaggctgaggtggatcacctaaggtcaggagtttgagaccagcctggccaacacggtgaagcttcgtccctactaaaaatacaaaaattagccaggcgtggtggcaggcgcctgtaatcccagctactcagggggctgaggaagaattgcttgaacccgggaagcggaggttgcagtgagctgagatcgtgccactgcactccaacctgggcagcagagtgagagtccgtctcaaaacaaaaaccaaaaaacaaaaaaaacaagattaaatTAGATTATCTGAGGTCTCctctaacttatttttttttatggttctCATTTCTTCATATATCTTTGAAGTGTTCAGACTGAGAATTAAGATTGCACATATCTGCATTTAACCAATATTATAAAACCTCATTGATAATCAGTTTTCCTTAACAGAGGCTTAACAAAAGTAAATAACTGTATGTACCACAAGGAGATCCAAGATGCATTATTGTCACACAATGCTTAACACATACTAAACtgttagaaatttttttaaggtAAATGAAAGACACTGTGAGTACATCAGACTTGTTTATTCCTTAGAAAAAGAAGTGTGTTAGACAATGAAACTTTTGGCTTTTATGTATGTCATTCATAAATAAAAGCACAACTATCTATAGAAATGCTTTAGAGAAGTCAGTAATGAAATGTTATACTTTCAACTCAAATTacgtaatataaaaatataaagctcATCTGTATTATTACCAGAAGATAATACCCTCAAACAAACCCATTTAAAAACAGGACGTCCCtaagtttttcagaaacttttaTGGATACAATCTTATATTTGTGCTTATGTTCTCtgataataattgttttttttgttttgttttgttttttttaagtcctcaaaggtaatattttgactttttggAATTTCTGGTAAATAAATCATAATTTAATGTGATACTCACAGACTCTGTGAGaaaattacaatatttatttacacatttacATACAGCACAATGTATTGGTCAAATACTAGTAACAGGTAATTAACAAACTAACAAGAAAATCAGCTTTTAAATGCTTCATGACAGAGTAATTCATGTCCAACATATCAAACACATATTTATAGAtaactttagaaagaaaatacatcCTTTTTTGATCATCACAAGTAGCAATGagattttctatattattttcagCCTcactttagaaatgttttaattgtCTAAATTTAATCAATTCATCGATTAAAGACAATATAATAGTAaaattacatgtatgtttatatatacgtgtgtgtgtgtcaaatAACAAAACGCAGGTTGTAAACTAAAACCATTTGAAGGTAAATTGAAGACAAAAGTGATCCTGGCTTCAGTTGTCTGGTTCTTCACATAAATTCCAATTTCCAAGTTTTACAACTCTAGTAATATCCAGATAGATAATTCAACCTGCAACTTTTTTCTTCGattcctgtctttctctttttcacactgtaatttttgtctttttactgattaaataaaataggaCTTCCAGTCTTAATACATCTCCCAGGAGAAGTGAAATGCGTTCAACTAGGTATTGAGTatcattttccattttacttttctatatttatctGGTCTAAAAACACTCCAACCATGTAGTTTTTCTTCCATCCTTTTAAGTCACTTAACTTTAATTCAGTAAAAAGGGTAATGGAACACTGAAAGAactgggccaaaatcaaggtgaaATACACCCCTAGAAATAAACTTATCataattttggattttagaaTGGCCAAACATACTAATTTACTAAAACTAATCATGAATTCAAAAATCAGCATTGTTTTAAAGAGGTTTTTATTGGAGGTGAGGGCATAATCTACTGCAAAAAGTATACTTTACTGAATACCATATTAGTTCAAAAGAATACCAGACCTTCATGTGGCCAAAGCAGCTGAAATGTCATTACCTTCTTGATTTGGGCAGTTTGGACTATGAAAGGGGATGCTATTGGAATTTCCACACTGTTCATCTACCTTTGGGGAAACAGCTTGTTCTTGAcactttttgttctcttttgcAAATTCGAAAGTCACACTCTCCTCAGCAGGCTGAAATGGCCTCTCTAAATGAACCACTGGTTTCCTTGCTTCTACTTCTTGTTCATGTAGCAATCTCTCTACCTCCACCTCAAGCTCCAGAGTCTCTTCATCAGCTTGTACATCTAGTTGTTGCATCAACTCCTCCAACTTCTTGGCCTTTCGGAGCTCATTTTGCTGTATGATTGTACAAAGGTGTTCAGTGAGTTGCTCTTTTATCTCAGTCTTGCGCTGTAGATCTAGCTTTGCTGCAATATACTCTGCTTCAGCCCTGTCAAACCGCTTCCTGTAAGGATGTGTATAAAGATAGGTCCATCAGTTTTCCATTGAAGATATTCAAAAGAGGATCTAGAAACAATAACTAAACTCCAAAATTGGGAAAAAATAGATAATGAAGATATGGATATTACTGCTTTACAAACACTTGTCTACATGTTAGACAAACTAGGCCATGGCTGCTGAAACTTTCACAATATCCTCACTTGAATTCACCTAATAAAACACATCATTCTGCACGAATGTTTTCTTTCCAAAGCTGTTTTTGAGAGAAGGCAGTCTATAAGGTTAATTCAATGGTATGCTACTTCCGGGGTGGGAGGATGGGGAGCCCTGATTTATAGCGTTTACATTTCCATGGGATAACTACTACCACCCTGTCCAATTTCAAGCCACCAAGGTGATATTACCGAATGCAGAACTGGGAAGAGATacacaaaatccacatgaaccAGGGTAAGCTAGTTTTAGCACACAGCTGGTTAAATTTATGAGAAGACAGACAAGAGATGGAGAAAGTGGAAAATCATATCTCgattaataaattagaaaaaaagagacaaattttGATGGAGAAAGATACGGACAGTGGTTGGGAGATGAATATAAATGGGACAGAGCACACCCAGCAAAATGAtactgggtgacagcaagacatAAACATCAAGTAGAAAACTTCAGGAGAGCTATATGCAGGATTTCTCAATCTTGGCGCTACTGACAATTTGGGCcatataattatttgttgtgaGAAGCTGTCCCGCACACTGCAGGATGCTAAAGCGCATCACTGGCTTCTGCCCATCAGTAGCCAGTAATTCTCAAAAGTTGTAACAAGCTAAAGTGTCTGCAGGCATTGTCAAATGTCCCTTTATTGGACAAAAATGCTCCCACTTGAGAATCCTTGGGTTAAGTTGTTCTCACTCTCTCCACTACTCCACTTACACTTAGTaggaaattttacatatttacacaTGTATAAACTCTGTTGATAGGTAATCTTGTGTAAAGTCGTATGTGAAGCAGAGCAATTCTACCGGAGAAGTCACCAtgcaatttcactttttttcttctgcGTTAGGTCAGTACAAAAAGAAGAGTTATCGTATCTTAATTTATTGTCTTTTGCCTTTTCTATACaatttgttgcttttcttttcacaACAAGAGGGTCCTTCCTCTTTGTCAGAAAAAAGGTTGATTTCCAACTAGTTCTTCAATTTCATTACCATTAGCAGTTGTGAAGGCCACGCTGCTTTACCTGTTATGAGTGCCTACATCAACTTAGTGTAATACGTAGCTTCTAGTATAAGAGTTATGGCAAACAGAAACAGGTGTATCTCCTAATTTAGGAttctctgtcttggaaaaaaatacagtgaaaataatAAATGGCTTTCATTTTAGACAACTCAGGGTTCAAAACCTTTCTGACAACTACCGTGTGTGCCCGTTTTGGTTAAGGCTTTTTGTGGATGCAAAGAACAGACCAGTCAAACTAGCTCAGgtaaaaattgtgttttattgTAGGCTGCAAGAGGCAATTTCATAGTCATGTCATCAGAATCAAAGACTATTCTCTTCAATGCTTAGAAGCAatacattttctctcatttcagcTCTCCTATCATACTCACAACCCAGTATGGCCACCACCTGCAATCTGTATCAAATTCACTCCACTCAATCTCTCAGTGATCCAATTCCATAGTCTCAGAGAAGAACCTAGGTTTGCCCAGCTCATCTCAGTTTAAACAGAACTCTTAGTGTCAGGCCATGCCATGAACCACTACTTAGCCCATGGATTAAATGTACTGGATTCGGTAGCCCATCTTTGTTCTAATTAGGTATGCCCCAGGGTCAGCATCCTGAGTCCAAAACACAGTCAGGTTCCTCTGGAAGGGGTTGGGGAAGAGGCATGCAATAATTGAAAATTCCAGTACAGAGACTCTGGGCAGTTACTTAAGCTGAGTCTTGGTCTATCTGTAAAACAACGATGATAAAATACCTCATAGGAGTTTTGAGTATTAAACAGTATAAATGGGGCAAGCTTCCAGTCTCGTGTATGGTAGGTACTCAAGAAACAGAACTTCTCCTTTAGAACACCAGAATCAAAAAGTACTGTTAATGTATTAGTAAGCATGAATCTAAAATTAAGATTACACAAAATTTACGGACCTGGTATTTATACTTGAAAATTCATTTACATAATGTTAAtctatcatatttccttttttttttattaaatatagtaAATGTAAGAATGAGAGTGCCCATTATCTTTCAATAACCCTCTATGTTAAAAGAATTATTCTAAAGGAACTCTACTGGATACCTAGTTCCCTTATTTCCATACTTTATAACATACCCTGTTCATGTAATATTCTTGCAACAAGACAGGGGTTCTGACATTCTCAATAGGTGTATGAATGCCCTGACCTGACCATGACTCAAACCTCCCTTCTCTGCAAGTCTGTGGTCTCCTTCAGCCAGTCAAAATCAATCAGTAGAGATTTACAGTATGGACTCATGAATACTGAATTGAAATTAACATCTGCAAATGGGTCCCTTGGTTTCCACTGATCTATCACCCTGGATAAATCActgaagattttttattttgtttatttattcaaagtCTTTCTGGTCAGAAATACGAATATATACTCTCCTACAGAGTGATTTAACGTTTAAAATATTGATTAGTTTCACAAACTGCACTACCAGCCTACAGTCAGGTGGGTAATACCAAAGTAGTGTATGATGACATTCTggaacaaa
Encoded proteins:
- the GORAB gene encoding RAB6-interacting golgin isoform X2, yielding MEEKNKRKKALLAKAIAERSKRTQAETMKLKRIQKELQALDDMVSADIGILRNRIDQASLDYSYARKRFDRAEAEYIAAKLDLQRKTEIKEQLTEHLCTIIQQNELRKAKKLEELMQQLDVQADEETLELEVEVERLLHEQEVEARKPVVHLERPFQPAEESVTFEFAKENKKCQEQAVSPKVDEQCGNSNSIPFHSPNCPNQEGNDISAALAT